Proteins from one Sylvia atricapilla isolate bSylAtr1 chromosome 1, bSylAtr1.pri, whole genome shotgun sequence genomic window:
- the LOC136360686 gene encoding feather keratin-like — MNQQAEGQCRQPGILHTTAMACNSLCTPCGPTPLANSCNEPCALQCQASRVIINPSPVLVTLPGPIMTSFPQSTVVGSTSSAAVGTELNAQGQPVSGGFGFGLGYGLGYGCGLGGLGCYGRRGIC, encoded by the exons ATGAATCAACAGGCAGAGGGCCAG TGCCGACAACCAG GGATCCTCCACACCACAGCCATGGCCTGCAACAGCCTCTGCACTCCCTGCGGACCCACcccgctggccaacagctgcaacgagccctgtgccctgcaatgcCAGGCTTCCCGTGTCATCATCaacccttcccctgtgctggtcaccctgccaggacccatcatgacctccttcccccagagcaccGTTGTCGGATCCACCTCCTCGGCTGCCGTGGGCACTGAACTCAatgcccagggacagcccgtCTCCGGGGGATTTGGCTTTGGCCTGGGCTATGGGCTGGGCTATGGCTGTGGCCTGGGGGGCCTGGGCTGCTACGGCAGAAGGGGCATCTGCTGA
- the LOC136360749 gene encoding feather beta keratin-like, producing MACNNLCTPCGPTPLANSCNEPCALQCQDSRVIINPSPVLVTLPGPIMTSFPQSTAVGSTSSAAVGTELNAQGQPVSGGFGFGLGYGLGYGCGLGGLGCYGRRGIC from the coding sequence ATGGCCTGCAACAACCTCTGCACTCCCTGCGGACCCACcccgctggccaacagctgcaacgagccctgtgccctgcaatgcCAGGATTCTCGTGTCATCATCaacccttcccctgtgctggtcaccctgccaggacccatcatgacctccttcccccagagcaccGCCGTCGGATCCACCTCCTCGGCTGCCGTGGGCACTGAACTCAatgcccagggacagcccgtCTCTGGGGGATTTGGCTTTGGCCTTGGCTATGGGCTGGGCTATGGCTGTGGCCTGGGAGGCCTGGGCTGCTACGGCAGAAGGGGCATCTGCTGA